A stretch of DNA from Planococcus antarcticus DSM 14505:
AAAATATCTTGTTTTAGAAAGCTTGCATTTTGGACTGAATGTTGTATTATTACTTTATGCAATATATCGCACAAATATTTCAAAGAAGAAATGTATTATATTGAAATTGTAGGTAAGTGAGAAAAAATCAGTGGGTTTATTCTATAGGAGGAAAGAGCAATGGATAGTAAGTTGTCATTTAAGTCGTACGCAGTAGTGGGAATGATGTTGTTTGCGCTGTTCTTTGGAGCGGGGAACTTGATCTTTCCCGCACAGCTGGGGCAATATGCAGGAACGAATGTGTGGATTGCCATATTCGGTTTCCTGATCACGGGTGTCGGTTTGCCTTTGATTGGCATATTGGCAATCGGTTATTCGAAAAGCGATGATTTGCAGGATTTATCAAGCCGCGTGCATCCTGTCTATGGTCTGATCTTCACGGCGGTGCTATATTTAACCATTGGACCTTTCTTTGCTTTGCCAAGAACAGGTGCAGTTTCGTATGAGGTCGGAGTGGCTCCATTTATTGGAGCAGGGAATGCCACAATCGGTTTGCTTGTATTTTCACTGTTCTTTTTTGGCGTCTCACTAGTAGTTTCACTGAATCCGACAAAAATAGTCGATAGTATCGGGAAAATCCTCTCGCCGGCTATTCTGGTAACTTTGAGTGTTTTATTGGTTGCAGCTTTTGTGAAGCCAATGGGCGGCCAGAAAGTACCAGAGCCGGCGTACGCAAGTGGTGCTTTCTTTACAGGATTTACAGAAGGCTACAATACCATGGATGCTCTCGCTTCCTTGGTTTTTGGAATCATCGTGATTTCAGCTGTCCGCAAACTCGGTGTGAATTCGCCTAAAGGCGTCTTGACTGCCACTTTGAAAAGTGGTGTTGTGGCTGCGGCTCTATTAGCTATTGTCTACA
This window harbors:
- the brnQ gene encoding branched-chain amino acid transport system II carrier protein, which translates into the protein MDSKLSFKSYAVVGMMLFALFFGAGNLIFPAQLGQYAGTNVWIAIFGFLITGVGLPLIGILAIGYSKSDDLQDLSSRVHPVYGLIFTAVLYLTIGPFFALPRTGAVSYEVGVAPFIGAGNATIGLLVFSLFFFGVSLVVSLNPTKIVDSIGKILSPAILVTLSVLLVAAFVKPMGGQKVPEPAYASGAFFTGFTEGYNTMDALASLVFGIIVISAVRKLGVNSPKGVLTATLKSGVVAAALLAIVYTGIAYLGSTSTGALGLLETGGPVLSGASEYYFGTFGAALLAVIIILACLTTAIGLTVANAEFFHKLMPKISYKTYVVIFSVFSLVVTNAGLANIITYSIPVLMFLYPLAIVLIILAFLSPLFRHAQLVYVSAIIVTFFISIIDGMKALTSSLGAENPGWLQSIIDFYAETLPLYSNGLGWLLPALIVIAITTIIARSKKNVKVQTVQHNA